The Virgibacillus dokdonensis genome includes a window with the following:
- a CDS encoding chemotaxis protein CheC, translating to MDLTKLTQMQKDALREIGNIGAGNAATSMSKLVNRKIDMDVPTVNIVSFDEMMERIGGPESVVVALLFRIQGDAPGTVYFIFSIEEAEALIKEITNNDALRLDVNDELAISVIQEAGNIVTGAYLSALGDFTNITMQPSVPYLSIDMAGAILTVGLLEVSQVADYALIIDAKISSSYQVSQIKGNFLFIPDPDSFSKLFKALGVTNDV from the coding sequence ATGGATCTAACAAAGTTAACGCAAATGCAAAAAGATGCGCTACGGGAAATAGGAAATATTGGTGCTGGAAATGCTGCAACATCCATGTCTAAATTAGTAAATCGAAAAATAGACATGGATGTGCCTACTGTGAACATTGTTAGTTTTGACGAGATGATGGAACGCATTGGTGGCCCAGAGTCTGTTGTTGTCGCCTTGTTATTTCGCATTCAAGGAGATGCCCCTGGTACTGTATATTTCATCTTTTCTATAGAAGAGGCAGAAGCTTTAATTAAGGAAATTACGAATAACGATGCATTACGTTTAGATGTTAATGATGAGCTAGCCATTTCCGTCATTCAAGAAGCAGGTAATATCGTAACAGGTGCTTATTTATCAGCCTTAGGTGACTTTACCAATATTACTATGCAGCCTTCTGTACCTTATTTAAGTATTGATATGGCTGGTGCAATATTGACCGTGGGACTGCTTGAAGTATCGCAAGTAGCAGACTATGCCTTAATTATTGATGCAAAAATCAGTTCATCTTATCAAGTAAGCCAAATTAAAGGAAATTTTTTATTTATTCCTGACCCTGATTCATTTTCAAAACTGTTTAAAGCATTAGGAGTTACGAACGATGTCTAA
- a CDS encoding chemotaxis protein CheW: MENNMSGNRKVIVFQLGEEEYAVSVQQVSSIERLMPITRVPQTADFVKGVINLRGVVTPVIDLRLRFGMEETPYSDSNRIIIVILENMEVGLVVDAANDVIDIPESEIEPTPEVIGTVDTKYIEGVAKLENRLLILLNMQKVLTEEEIEELKSVEG; this comes from the coding sequence ATGGAAAACAATATGTCTGGAAATAGAAAGGTCATTGTATTTCAACTTGGTGAGGAAGAATATGCAGTTTCTGTACAGCAGGTAAGCTCAATTGAAAGGCTAATGCCAATTACAAGAGTTCCTCAAACAGCTGATTTTGTAAAAGGGGTCATTAATTTAAGAGGAGTTGTAACTCCGGTTATTGATCTACGATTACGTTTTGGTATGGAAGAAACACCTTACAGCGATTCAAATCGTATTATTATTGTTATTTTGGAAAATATGGAAGTTGGCTTAGTGGTAGACGCTGCTAATGATGTTATTGATATCCCAGAATCTGAAATAGAGCCTACTCCTGAAGTGATAGGAACTGTTGATACGAAATATATTGAAGGGGTAGCAAAGCTCGAAAACCGCTTACTTATTCTATTAAATATGCAAAAAGTATTAACAGAAGAAGAGATAGAAGAATTAAAGTCAGTGGAAGGGTAA